ACAAGTTGTAATCGCTGTTGACGTCATATGCTGTGTCAATCTGTGCTGCTCATGATTTTCTTAACCATATATATGGGTGCCCGGAAGAGTACACTTCTAGACCAGATCCGAATGTGAATGTGAATAGCACCATTGTAGCACCAGTATCTGTTGGGCGGATGGTTGGATTAGACAAGCACAAAActgttttgcagtgtttcaTTTCACTGGATAGGTGTTCATTAGAAGTGTGAAAACTCTTCAATTTCTGatgatttctttctgctgctagTGGCGCCTCTCTTAAAACAGGTAGCAAAAATGCTTGTTCGTGATTCAGTCTGTAGATTTCAGATGAGCAAATTAACTCTTGGAGTACAGCAGCAGTGGAGGCTAATGTGTCAAGAGGAGAAGATTTGATCAATTCACTCttactttcttcccttttactAATGTAGCAGCATGTCGTGAATAGCTGGCGTAATGCATTGCAGAGCACATTGCATTTCAGGAATGTTTAAAGTATCTGTCCATGTGTCAGATTGTGAAGTGCTTTGAGAATTAACCCACTagaaatgatgatgatgatggtttTGCAGGAAGCGGTACGATAAGGCTGAGTCGGAGTATGTGGCAGCCAAGCTGGACCTCCAACACAAGACGGAGATTAAGGAGCACCTCACGGAGCACCTGTGCACCATCATACAGCAGAATGAACTCCGCAAGGCCAGGAAGCTGGAGGAGTTAATGCAGCAGCTGGAAGTGGAGGCAGATGAGGAAAATCTGGAACTTGAGATAGAGGTGGAGcggatgctgcagcagcaggaggcagaagCGGGGAGACAAGCCAGCCAGTCACACAGTCATGCTGGGACAGCTAAGGAAAACCCCACTCCCAGTGTTACGGCACGGGAGAGTGAGCATGCTAACTGTGCTGTTGCTTCTCCTGCTACTTCTGAACAGTTGGTTCAGTCTCAAAACTCCAGTACCAAATCCCTCTCCAATATGGACAGCCAAACTCAGGTAGTAAATGCGATTCCAGGAAACTCCCCAGCTTCTTCTGCTACATGACTACTATATTCATATAAGCCAGCTGGTTATGGGTCATATACTCTCTGCAGGCTTGCGTGCTGTATGTTATCTCTTGGCTTCTGCAGTGCCAGTAATATGcacttcatttctcttttcctttagtattgttttccaattttaaaggctttttttttttttcacaagacTGCCATTTGGGTTTCACCATCTGTCATCATCATTCTGGTTTAAGTTCACGTTCTAATGTCCAGCTCTTCACGGGGCTTTGTACCTTCCTGAAACAGGAAACTTGGAAACGAACAGTATGGTTTTTCCAAAGGCTTTCAGCGTGTCAGTATCGCTGATACCTGTTCATAGCAGTGTGCAAGAGGTACGTATCTACAGGAGAGAAGATCACAGCTTTGCATCTGAACACATTCTGTCTCCTGACAACTGCGATAGGATGTTTGTCTTCCTTCGTATCCATAAGGGATTAGTTTTCAACGGTTTATAATCCTGTGAAACCCAAGTGCTTACTTTAATTGCCTTCGTAGCTGGTACTCTTTCCTGTACCTGATTTAAAGGAAATTCGCATATTGAGGCAAATTGCAAAGTCAGTTGTAATATTTCCTATTTATCACTTTGCCTATTTCTTTCAGATAATCCTAGATCACACTAAGCTATATATTGATAACACTATTATCTATGAAATCACAGCGGCTGTGATTTAACAAAGATGATGCGTTACAGTTTACAACATTGCAGAATGTATGATGTGGAAGTAGAAACACACAAAAGAGAGTGTGTGGCAATAAGCTGTTCCattacaaacatttttctctgtcgTAGTTGCCTCAAAGTTGCAATAATTAACCAGGGATCTTGTAATGAATAATCCCCACAGTATATTGGATGTGAGCCCATTTTCGTATAATATTCAATGCATTTTCTTGCCTGAATAGTGGGTTCATACCCCCCAAGAAGTTCAGCTGGTTTGCTCTGTTGCTGTtgaaaggttttaaaaagcTATTCCAGGTGGAGAAAGTCTCAGGAATTAAACTAGAGGACATAGAAAAACCTCCCGTAGACTGATGCAGCTGCAAACCGTGGGGACAGTGTTCACAGCTATCCATCTGCTTTGTTACAGAGGAAGACTGCTTTCATTGTGGAAATGGTTTCTGTAATACCTGACCCAAACGTGTCAGTCAGAGTTTATGAATGACTTTCTGAATGATGCCATCAAGTATATAAATGGGACACTGATTGTCTCTATGGCTTTAATAGTGGAAAAACATcactacatttcatttttattctattaatAAATCAGTGCATCTTCTACACAGTGTGTTTACTTTCAGTTGTGATATCTGATACTAATACACATATCCAAGACTGTTTTTCCACAGGAGGTGATAAATGACAGAATCAGATATGTCCTTTGGCAACTTTCTGCTATATGAAAGTAAAATTTCCAAAAAGGCTGTTCCAAAATAAGAAAACGTATGAAGCAGAGACATGGCAGGATTCAGCTTCGCAGGGATATTTTCAACTAACCGTGGCCCAAGGCAGCAATGAAAAATCTCTACTGGTGCCTCCCATACGCAGGAGAAAGAGAGATAAATCTCTAAAGAAGCCACTCATAATCAGGGCCAATTGAAGTTAGAAAACTCCAAGGTAACATTTGGGCTGTGTATGAAGCATTGCTCTGTTGTTGCCGATACACTGCGTTCCCTGTGATTTTGCTGGAAGACTTGGCCTAAAAGCCGAAGATCTGATTGTATTGTGAGAAAATTGCATCTGATTTCCTTTGCTCTGTCTGCAGTTGCAGAACAGCTTGTAGCAACCTGATTATGGTTTTCAAAACTGGATACCAGTAAGtgcaataataatttaattgtaCCATTCTTGTTTCCATCCTCTGCAGCTGTCCCCAGTTGCTCCTCAAGAGAATCTAAGTCCTAGTGGATAGGTCTGTTCCTCATTACACTTGTATTCAGCTCATCAGGGGACATACAGAAGAGCATCTGACAGAAGAGTTGAATTGTAATGGTATTTACAGGAAGCACATGCATACCATTTTGCATATAATTTGTGGTTCTCTGGTAGGCTAAAATGTGGTTGAAAGAGTCCTACTGATTGCACCTTGTTGTTATGGATAAGATTATTGTTTGAAttcctcaaacaaaaaaaggcaaaaagttCTGAGTCAAAAGATCTTTTTGAAAACTACTTAAGAATATGAATTTCCTAGAATGGAGTCAGTTTATAtccaaaaaaattacttaaaagctgaaaaattctCATGTGCCATCCTGATAGTGCTGGTGCTGTTTCTGCCTGACAGGGAAGATGCTGTTGTTAGAGTCAGCAGTTTCTGTTCTCTTACAAGTCCCTCATCAAAGTTCTGGCCAGTTCTGTCTTTAACTTCTGAGCTTGCAAAATGAAGTGAACTGGCTGGAAGCCACGTGAAACAGCCATGTGAAATAACAATAGGCAGCCTAGCATTTGATCACTCTCTCTAGGAAGGGAGCTCAAGAGTTAAATTATTTGATCTGAGTTATGAAGCCTTTCTCTGACGTGTGATATAAACCACTACCATGGTGTCAGTTCCACTTTGGAAGTTCGCAAATGTTTTGATGGGTGCCAGTGTGCTGGTTTAACATTCCCCCTATGCCGGAGCCAAGCAGTCCAGTCATAATTGTAACAACATGTGTGCTGGTCAGAAATGCCAGGAGATGATTTTGGTGCAACAAaagggttggggtttgggtttttttttttccttgtttttcctttaaggaaAGAGAACAGTTGGAATTGAGGCTCTCCAAAAGCCGTTTCCACCTTTGTAGTAGTTGATGGATCTTATACTGTTGGGCTCTGCTGTCACTGGAGTGCATTGAAGGCAGATGTACTGTCCACTTGACGTGTTGTAtcttcagaaaaatggaaaaactaGAAGTGCAGCATAAGTCAGGAGTGCGTTGGGTGGGCAGATTTTTAAGTGAAGGCCTCTTGCAGGTAGAGGTAGAAGTCTGAATGTGAAGCATGCTGGGGTTGAACACCTGTGGCAGGGAAAATAGAGCAATGCATGATACCTGACAGTAACACTGCAGGGCTCATCACAGGGGACTTGCGTTCTCCTGTGGCAATGTAGCCATTTCTGTTTTGGGCCACTGCATTACCGTTATGGGAGTGGAAAACACCAATATATACCACTGTGAGAATGTTACAAAGCACAATATAATTGCCCATGTTGCTGTTTGGCCAGGATGTCGGGATTAACACTCCCTCCTCTGTCAAGAAATGTTTAAATGAGCACAGATGGTCGTGGCTCAGCCTAGGGTTCCCATGGATGTCTAGTGTGTGGTGTAAAACACTTGGACAATCCCCAATCTGATTGTATATCCAGCCAGCTGAAGTTGGGCTCTCAAGATGTTTCAGCTTAGGGTTAGCTGTCTGGGGAGAGACTCAAGTTCTCCATCAACCATTCTTCTTCCTAATACCTTCTGCGATACAGAGGAGTCTTCCCTTTGAGCCTGTATCCCATCTAAACAGAATGAGGAAAAGCTAGTAAGAGTGAAAAGTAGTGACTGGCCTAGTGGTTGGGGTTACTGTGTTTCCTGACCAGCTTTATTAAGAACATGCTAGAAAGGATTGCATATGGAAAGTTATTCTATTCTAGGGATGTTCTGGAGCCAAAGAAAGGGGCAAGCACTATCGAATTGCCTCCCATGCTGGGATTCCCtctgttctgcattttctgcttagGACAGTAGGATCTATAGACTTTCTGTTACTAACACCCTTTTGTCAAGGTTCAAACTTGGACCAAAACCCCTGTAATATGGGTTGTCCCAGCCTGAGGCCTGGTACTATACCAGATGCCTCTCATGTGGGATCTTTGAGCATCTGTGGGTCCTGGACTGATTTTGGTACTTTTGTGTGATTCTGTGTAGACATTGTGTCCTGGGTCTCTGTGCTCCACTCTTGTGCATGCCATAGCTGTGTGTAAGGGTTCTAGCTGAGAGCTAGATAAAATTTTTCTGCAGGCCTGATTCAACCCAGAAATTGTATGTTTAATACTTTGGTATTATATCATGATCCCTTTTCTGATTCTGTGGATGTAAGCAGGTGTGCGCAAGGGACAAAGGGTTTTGCCAGTGGCAATGCAAACAGGGTGTAGAGATGTGGGCTGGTAAATAGAAACCACATGCTTGTTAAGTGCCCTATTTAGGCTTGTCTGCATGGTCCCATTAAAGCGAGTGTTGGCTCCTTTGATGGGGCACGAGACTGGTTTCCTTCATCATTTCCCCTGATTTATGTCCCAGCAGCAAACTTGTACGTCAGTGGGGAAAGACCAAGTAAGGAGAGAAGTTAGCCAAGCCTCACCCCCTCGGCATGATAGGACATCAGATCCTTCAAATCCTTCCCTTTGGCAGCATGTTAGTTACAGGGTTTAAATCATGCCTTTTAAGACACAGGTAGAGACACTAAAAAGCTTGGGCCTTTCTGAATTAGGGCCTGGATTGTGTAGTTAGAGTCATTTTCTCAATTAGCTAAACATAAATCAGTATAACGAGGCGCTTGGGAGCACTGGGCAGGTTTAGTACCTTGTCTCTCCTGCCTCTGTCCATACCACTCCCACCTGCTTGTTTGGCTGATTGgccagtgattttatttttccacactGCTAGAGCTGAGCAGTGGGTTTTAATGTCTGAACTGGTTTTCACACCTGGCACATGTGTGAGAGGTGAGAACTGGGAGTAATGGCTCTTATGCAGTAAGTAAAGCAGTCCTCATGCATGGCAGAGATCTGGCAGTCTCAGCACCCCGTGCCACACCATTTTCAGAGGATGGGGACAGTGTCCTGTTGAATAGGCAATGGTGAACGGTGGCATGAGTGCAGAAAGTCTAGCGGCAGCAGGGGTGCCATTTGATGTGGTATCTGGGACTGGAaagcgggcgggcggggggcagaTGCTGTGTTTGTACTCTAGAACTGGGTAGCCAGCCCATGACTCCCTTTTCCAGGGCTACACCATGTCAGGGCTGTGCTGTTTTCTGGAGACTGCTGGATAATTGAGATGGGACAGGTTGTCCTGCAAGCCCAGTTCAACCCAGTCCGCTGGTGGAGGGCTGGGATCCATTTGAGCAGGCGGTAAGAGAAAAGCTTGGAGGttcctcacagcaaagaatgaAACCTCCAAGAACTGGAATAACCCATTTTGTGCTTTGTGAGCCCATTGGAGTGGCTATAAATCATCCAATGTGAAAGGTGCAGTGCTAGGGACACCTCTTGAGTCTCTTGCCTCTGAAGAACAGGGAAGAATGTAGAAGGATGGCTGAATGAAGGAACAGTTCCCATTAGCAATCGATATCAGGTGAGGCCCTAAGGTGCAGTCATAAGAtccagcagcaacagaaatagAGGCCCTTTAGCTACCTACTGTGTAGCTAAACAGCGACTCACTGTTGGTGTGACTCCTTCACCAAAGATTGGAGCTAGGTATCCTGCAGATGCTGTCTCAGCAAGCCATGTTAtcttgcttccttcctttctccatgtGGAAGCATAACCCTTTGCACTACCACAGCCTTAGGAGGTCATGAGCCATTAGCCCAGCAAGGGTACCCCACTAGAAGTGTTTGCTGGCTGCGTGCGGTATGGCTGAAAAGTCACAAATTGACCATCCCTCAGATTGTTAGTTTGGGCAACAAACTCCATAAACTCAGTGGAGACCCATGCTGTGAGCCTGTGCTGAAATCTGGGACAAGTATACTCACTGTAGCGTGAGCTAGGTAGAGTGAAGCAGCTGTATCTTTGCAGGCTCGAGTGACTTTTCCCATTCTAGCATAGACAGATCCTCTGTCCCAAGGAAGGGTTAATCCAATTCAGACATCATCTTCTTCAAAGTTGCCCAATTTGGATCTGGATTAGATTTCTGAATATCACCCAAAACCCTGTGTCATGTTTTGTTCTGTAGCTGTTTAGGTGATAACTCTTGCTGCTGATTGTGCATATTTCGTTGTCTGTAGTGCTGGTGATGTCCTAGAGGTTGTGTCTCTGGCTTTGCTATTGTGTGAGCTGCAGCTGGTCCCACGTTTTGGTGG
This Grus americana isolate bGruAme1 chromosome 8, bGruAme1.mat, whole genome shotgun sequence DNA region includes the following protein-coding sequences:
- the GORAB gene encoding RAB6-interacting golgin isoform X3 — encoded protein: MAVTMPRPALPSQTPKWRKRKWNCYRQEKSRWEILQQEQRLIEEKNKRKKALLAKAIAERSKRTQAETVKLKRIQKELQALDDMVSADIGILRNRIDQASLDYSYARKRYDKAESEYVAAKLDLQHKTEIKEHLTEHLCTIIQQNELRKARKLEELMQQLEVEADEENLELEIEVERMLQQQEAEAGRQASQSHSHAGTAKENPTPSVTARESEHANCAVASPATSEQLVQSQNSSTKSLSNMDSQTQVVNAIPGNSPASSAT